atatttatatgtatcatcatgtgattatatatttttatttttaatttaaaattatctaattatatgatgacctattaaatatatatttatttgtgtattataaataaatatgcataattatatttgtaaaattaatgaGAATATTTATGTAACcgatttaactttttaattactataaatactttttaatgTGATAGGATAATTCACTTTGTATGTAACTTAAGAAATGTAAGTACTTACCGTATTTATCGTGTGACGATTATGTAATCAGTGTTAAGTGGGAACCCTAGAGGCCATCTTTAGGGGTGACATGCGACTCGTTGTCGTTTCATTTGTTGATCTACACATGCAAGAAGGCAACGACTACAAGAGCCCCAATATACCGTAGTAAACTGTAATTGACGTGTCACGATTACAGCAAAAATTCAATGCAAAAAGTTTTACCATCAAATTTCTTGACACCAAACCATAAAAAGGAACTGCAGTTTCCCTTTGTCTTTTCAATAGAAGTTAAAATGCTCATTTTTGGTTGGTAGCCGACCCAATGTTCGTCTTAACTCAATTtgtcaaacttaaacttgactTAAGTTCAACTTTAACACTGCGATAGtgactttttttcttcttcaataattATTCGTAAACTCAAACTTACAAACAGCTCAGCTAGATCCACCCCCACTATGGAATTTCTACCCCTGAATTCATGTACGTTTTCTAAACTACAAAAGCATAAAAGAAATCTGTTCATTTGTCCGAAAAGCATCCAGATAATTTTTACACATGAATAATACGATTTTGGGAGCTGCACCACTCTAAGCAAGGAGATTCTTTATAAAAATCTAGATTTTAATGAAAGATTTCTAGCTCCAGCTGTTTCCTGTCAATATCAAAACCATCTTCTAcgagtttaataaaaatttgccAGTCAGTGAGATCTACCACAAAGTACCAACCTGTCTCCAGTTTTCGGCAAgtgaacaaacaaacaaacattacAAAACAGAACAAAATCCTGTCACCagttttaattcaattgagGCACCAACATGAAACCAGAGAGACCTCTTCAATTCTAATCAATGACATCCCAACACCCCTTCTTGTACTAAATATGATGCATGACTGCTGTCGAAATTAAAGCAAACCAATTCACTCCTCGTTTTGACTTTCATCTTTGACAAGCTTGATCATATCATCGATTCGAAGAATGGTTATGGCTGCTTCAGTTGCAAACTGTCAACCAAATGAATTAGGAACAAAAATTTGTGAGCTATATAAAGCCTAACTAAAACCTATATTGATATGCATTTTTATGTGCCATGACTTTTACCTGAATAATCTTCACTTTGCTCATTGCAGGTTCAATAACACCTGCTTCCAAGTTGTTTCGGATGGTGCCCTTTGAAAGGTCTAGTCCCATGCTACAACACAGTTTGGGAAAGCCAATTCTTAAATGGTCATTCACGAAATTCCTAAAACATTCTACTAAGGCTTTCTTTTGATAGTGGTTAATTCAGATAGGTAACTGAAAAGAATTGAATTAGTGCAAAAAGTGAGACATGGAAGTCCAGTTAAATTGTACAGCTTTCTTTATCAAGAAAGATTATGCATCCATGAAACTAGAACAAACCATATTTCAGAAAATAAGAATACCTTGAAAAATGTTTCTTATCAGCCTTGGTTTGTGCAGTGTGGTGGTATGCCCGCAGTTTTGCAACTAATTCAGTTGCATCCTTGGCAGCATTCACAGCAAGCACCTATTTGGATAGAAGTCAACTAGTGTCTACAATATAATCGCACCAGTGGGATTAAATGTTAATGAAGCAAGCATCTAAATAAAAACCAGACCTTTggtataattaataaagattcAGCAAACTCAGCAATTGCCAACTGCTCTCGGGATCCAAGGGTTGTAGCAAGATACTCCAAATACACAGACAAGGCTGCTTCAACTGCACCTCCACCTGCTACCACCTGTATTAAACAACATGCACAAAATTAGAATGACAACTCCCAATTCCTCATgtcattttatatgaaattttgaaacaGCACCATGCATACAGCATTCAAAGCCCATATTGGAGCCACACAAAAATAAACGAATTTGAGGTGATTTGTTGATATAAACTTATGATGTTCACACTATAAAATGAGTGAATGTACAATTCCATAGGACCAGATATTAAAGATCATACACCAGAAGATATTCTCTTAACTATAATCTGACATTTTGATGGTCAGTAAATACTAACAATCCAAATTTTACATGAATGTACCAATGGAAAATTCATACAATAGAGTAAGAAGCTAATCCATCAGGTAGAAGTTTACCGTATTTGACTCAAGGGTTCTCTTGACTATACTTAAAGCATCATGTAGAGCTCTATCCATCTCATCAAGCATATAGTCATTTGCTCCTCTAAGTATCAATGAGACCTTGACAAGAATAATACTAGCAGAATCAGAGAACATGTATATAACCAATGACAAAAAGttatgttttgttatttaaataaacttcaaatttaataaattttgcttCCAGTTTTGCATAGATTAAAGAACACAAGAAATTTGCCTGTCACAACTTTAATTCTGCTGATAAAAAAGGGCAGTTTTGCATAGATTAAAGTACACAGGATATATGCTAGTCATGGCTTTAATTCTGTTGATAAAAATGGTGGGGTGAAATTGAAGGAAGCTAGCTCAACTCTCACCCCAATAGAAGTATCAAAATCAACAACTAGCAAGGTCATGTTCAAAAACATTAAGTAAAGcagtgtataaaattatgttctAAATTAACTTTCAATTGGAAGAAAATCACTCACAGCACTTGTAGTTTTAGTCCCTTTAATCATAATCACATCATCATCAGCAACACGCTCCTCTACCACTTCATCAGCAGATCCAAGAAGTGCGGAATCAAATGTTTCTTCACCTTCCATATCAGCAAATGTTGAAACCTGAATACAAAATGAGAAGATAAAAATCAACAACATAATCTGACAACCAAAGACCCTTGCAGtaaatgttatgttatttactttttcaGATAGAACTGCAGTTTTTGCCCCTTTTCcaccaaaaatttattaaaatctatgGGTTCAAGAGAAGTAATAACAAAATCACAACATATATGGCTTAAATTATAATCCTTGATTCATATACAAAATGGCAAAAGAAGGAATACCATGGTAGCACCAGTAGCCTTGGCAACGTGGCGCATATCCTCCTTTCGAACACGTCTAACAGCAATAGCACCAGCTTCCACAAAGTACTGAATCAACGACATAAATCCAGAATTAGTCAGATACCAGAACCACACTGGCATTATAAATGTCTAACAGGGTACACTAAAAAGTGAAGTAAACCACATTAGTATAACAATCTACACAGATTATCCTACGCATACTAAAAGTGCTATACACAAATTAGCATAGACATTAAATTGGCATAACTAAAAAGttctttgaaaaaagaaaaaaacttgcCTTCAGTGCCATGTCATCAATTCCTTTTGTTGTCAAAACAACATTGGCACCAGCTTTCAGAAGTTTCTCGATCCGTTCCTTTGTCATATCAGCTTCTCTGCAAATAAATTAGTATAATCAGTAACTAAGTTTGCAAAAATATAGGTATTAATATGAACAATACCAATAGATAATACTAATAGGTTCTACTTCTAGTGATGTGCGAAAAAATTAAGACCATACATTAAATGAAGGTTCATTTGATCACCTTTGACGGATTTTCTCAAGCTCCCTGGGATCAGTGACTAAGACTTGCACACCCAATTGCATTTTTGTCTTCTGAAGGTTAAAGTCAAGACAAGCAATCCTTGCAGGGGCAACTCTGAGTGGCATTCCTTGGGCTGCACGGCCAGTATTCAATGCATACCCATTTAACAAGTAGCTATCTCTTGCACTTTGGCCATGAGCTTTCAAAATATTGATTCCCTGCAAAATGAGAAGTTCAGCTATGGCATTATAACTTTACCATTAGAAGATAACagagtatattttattaaattgttacTTCAATATGGGGAAAAGGAAACTCCAGACACGGAGAGAAAATATGAAATGTTTTCATCCCATTATAGGACCACATACAAGAATTTCCATGACCAATAAAAAATGTGCAAATACCAACCTTGATTGGGTATCTAACTTCCCCTCGTGCATTAGTCATCTTCACTGCTTGTACTGCATCGACAACCTAAACAGATAAGGTATACATCAATCAAGTTCACTAGTGAGGACTGATTTCTCACCCAAGACACTATTTAAGACAAAAAGGTCTCCTTAACTGAGAAATATGGAACAATATTTGCTGttacaaaacataataaaaaatacagaTCAATATTGCTAGAAATAGAAGTCAGTGTCAAGATTGAGAATTTAATGACTGAGAAAACTTTAATCGAGTAGCTATATATGGAAAAGAAGGATTTCAATGAACAGAACTCTCGGGGCGAACACATACCAAATTGGCAAAGAAGTCACTCTCACTGCCAATCAATTTAGAGGACATACTTGTCTTAGCACAATTCACTAAAGAATCTTTTCCCAGCTTCTCCACCTaagaaaatagataaagaaaaacaCTATGTTAAGAACACCATTAAATGGCAACCTAATCATAGCATTGCCACACATCAGAAAGACTAGGAAATGATGAACCTTTCATGGTATTTGTGGAGTGTAACTTAGAAACTATTAACCTAAGAATTAGGTCTTAAACAAGCATTACACCACAGCAATGTTACACAATATAACATGAGCAACTGGTAATAGAGTAATCCTTGGGTCATAccctttttattcaaaaaaagaGACCACTAGTGGAGCCTTACCTTCACTGCTAATTTTTCTTCAACATATTTGCAGGCTTCTCTCATTGCAAGCTGTTgacaatgaaaataataagCACAAATGCAACAATCTATGAAGAAGAAAGagcaaaaaattttgaaagaaaagagttaCTCACTCTGTATCCACTGATAATAGATGTGGGGTGAATCTTATTCCTCACTAGATCATTTGCTCTCTGTAGAAATTATGATCAGATTATAGATAGCCAAGTCTTAGTACCTCCCATATGAGCAAAATTGCTACTATTCCATATGAAGTGGAGAATCTTAAACATGtatagaagaaagaaaacaagtTACCTTCAATAACTCTGCAGCCACAATAACCACTGATGTTGTCCCATCTCCCACTTCTCGGTCCTGAAGCTCAGCCAACTCCACAAGTACCTATCACCATGGAAGAGAAACTTAAAACACGTGGGAATTCCAAAAGAGCTAATCCATAGAGACATGCACACTTTTCAATAAAGACGTAACATGACCAAAATGTGACTATCTACCTTGGCAGCCGGGTGCTCAACTTCTAACATCTTCAGAATTGTAGCACCATCATTTGTTATGGTTACATCACCAATATCATCAACAAGCATCTGCaataaatcaacataaaaaatgatgCCCAAGATACAATCTTATCACACAAGCAAAGAGCGAGTTCAATACAAACCTATATTACAATTATTGAAGAGAaattttttcaaccaaaaaacaatttaaaatgcATATACCCATATAAAATAGGTCTGGAATTCAAAACTGTTAGGATTGCAATTAGTGCcagattcaatattttattatgcaaATTAGGAGAGCCAAATACCCGGAAAAATCTCATGTAAAATAATCATCaaacttgttaaaaaaaaaattagtattgcCAACAAACagtaaagagaaaagaaaaagcaaaatgCATCGTCTTCAACACAAGTAACAGACAGGAGCATAAGAAAGAGATAACGAATTTAATACCTTGTCAAGCCCAACAGGACCAAGCGAGGATTTAACAATGTTGGCAACGGCTTGACACGCCATCACTGCACTCACACCAACAAAATTAACAATCAAAACTTCAGTACAAAATGTCAAACGAAATGATCAAGCAAGCTCACAGCTTTTACAAAAAGACGAAAGACGAACGCAAGGAGGGAAAGAAATTACCGTTCTGTGTACGAACGTCTTGGCCGGTTTGGCGTTCGCCTAAAATATCAATCGTCTGTGAAGAAATTGCCATTTCTAGTTTAAGAGAGAGCAAAAGCAAACCCTAGATCAGATCTGTAACTGGAGACTGGAGTAGCTTGGGTACGGTGGAACTAGAAATTACGAAACGTATCTGGAACGTTCATAGAGATGCTTGCCCTTCTTAAGCGGCTACTACTGGGCTTTGAGAGCTCAATGCGAGCATGAGGGTTTCATTAATACGACAGCGTATTAAagcatatttattaaattttaaataagagatgaactacatatatttttttaaagcgcagccaaactatatatatatattttttaaattctattaaaaaccAATTAAGTGATGATATCCTTATGCTTGGACATAATAGATTTTCGGAGATGATTTCACCTCGACTTCATTGCTGCCCACCAATGTTGAGTGTGAGTCCATTTTTAATTGCTTAAATAAACTACGTTTGATTTATATTCCTTATGAGGTCCTTGTGCGTTTCATTAAATATGTCTGCAGCGCTAATTTTTGGCTCTGGTCAACCAATTTTATTGTTCCAAACAGGCCTCAATCTCGATATTCATAATCTGATCGGAAAATTTGACCCTATTTCTGATGGCAACAACAATTCTGCCTGGCTCTTTTTCATCCCGCACATTTAGGTTTTATCCTTTTCCTCATGAAGCACAACATTTTGCTATGCCCTGATTCTTAACTTTATCATTCTCTGGATTATGTTCGACGTTGATCTTGGTTTCATGATTTCATCACATTAATAATTCTCCACtccattttatcatttattttataaaaaactttATCCTTTTAGTTAGCCAATAACATAACATATTGGAAACTCTTCCTTGATACTCTCTGAATTCACATGAGATGCAAAGGCAGGCTCATTTAAGAACCTAATTTTTCTACACAAAGTCATCAACAGCATTggctaaatattttttactcaacgaaattgttttattttccaaaatgcTAAATATTTGCAGGTTCAAATCGATTTACCTAGATGATGAAATTCCAATTGCAAAGGATATTTGATTTCGAGGAGACTATTTAGTCCGGTGTGAAAATTTGTAACTTGTCAGTTCATGGGCACGCACAATTGCTTATTTCATTATATGGTAACTTCATTCTTGTATTCTGGCCAGTATAGTTTGAATTCAGATTTGTGTGGTTGGTTTTATTCTTTGAACCGGGGATATAGTCGCTAGGTGGAGAGCGTTGGCATTCAGTTTGCTTTAAATTGAAGTTTCAAttgatagtttgatttgaatttctctACAGTAATACTAATTATCTTTTCGATAATATTATGCATTCTATTGATTGacttttgataatatttctAACCAAGTCAAAAAAGTTGGAGCTCTAACGAATTATTTAGTATTTGAGTCTTGCTACTAGAACAAAAGGCTGCTTCTTCATAGTGGCCCTGGAAAGTTTGGACCAGTCAAAATTGTCAATAccaatattatgtttagaaCTGCTAGGCCCGAAACGAGAGACTAGAGGTCCAACAAGAAgtcaatttcttttatatttcttcatcaaagtatttattatctaattacacTGTTGATCTGCCTCTCGCTCTCATTTTATCCACACAATTTTCTTACTTTTCATTGAAGGGTCCTTCAATCAGATAACAATGAAGTTCATTTTCTCGACCAAATGATCATCAATTTAAGGTAATTGTTCCGCTTTTCTGTTTTCATATGCATAATTGTTTATAGAAAGGCCCATAATCCATAATTTCTGAGACTTCGACCTTTAAGTGCTGGCAAATGATAGTGCTCTGCTTTCCATCTCCTTAAGTTTTCATTTGGTTGAACTGGAtttgtttgatgaaaataaatctaattttttgacTCAAACTTCACTTATTTGTTCCAAGTTTGAGTAGTTAAAATCGAATCTAGTATACTCAAGGGCAAGAGGTTCTGTAATTTGTATTTCCATTTAAACAATTGggatcaaatatttgaatttagattaaGATAACTAATGAAATATCAATGTGGGTGGCTTGCTATAATGAGACTTCACACTGGTTTTTCAATTAGGGATATATTTGATACAAACTGAATTTATGATTAGTTTAAACTTAGatcaaatttagaatatttaatttaaactcaaattttttttgaacCAATTTATAACATCAGTTGAGAGttattaattacataaataatattgttaatgaAATAAACAGTATTATCAGATAAAACATATGAGTCAGTCTTGATCTAAGTTATACAATTGGAGCTTTAGCTAGAAATAGGTCTCTTTGCTTTGAATGGTTCCAATAGCTTCGCACCTTCATGTGTTGCGGTATATGGTACTAATGTTTATCTTTGAGACTTTGGTATGGTTGACTGGTTAGGGACTCCCTTTGTTACTTATTGTAACCTTTGACTTAAATCACGGCGTGTTGGAGGGTTGAAACAGCAGGTGGGCATCTGCCTTCAGGAAAACTATTGGTTCAGTGTAAATGAGCAAACATGAGTACTTGTTGGAGGGTTGTTTTCCACACAAGTTGTCAGCCTTTTTTGTAGGTGCTTTGTGATTGGCATTGTCTGCTTTTCCAAGCACATGCAGCTTGTGGTTCTGGTG
This sequence is a window from Mangifera indica cultivar Alphonso chromosome 5, CATAS_Mindica_2.1, whole genome shotgun sequence. Protein-coding genes within it:
- the LOC123217396 gene encoding T-complex protein 1 subunit alpha produces the protein MAISSQTIDILGERQTGQDVRTQNVMACQAVANIVKSSLGPVGLDKMLVDDIGDVTITNDGATILKMLEVEHPAAKVLVELAELQDREVGDGTTSVVIVAAELLKRANDLVRNKIHPTSIISGYRLAMREACKYVEEKLAVKVEKLGKDSLVNCAKTSMSSKLIGSESDFFANLVVDAVQAVKMTNARGEVRYPIKGINILKAHGQSARDSYLLNGYALNTGRAAQGMPLRVAPARIACLDFNLQKTKMQLGVQVLVTDPRELEKIRQREADMTKERIEKLLKAGANVVLTTKGIDDMALKYFVEAGAIAVRRVRKEDMRHVAKATGATMVSTFADMEGEETFDSALLGSADEVVEERVADDDVIMIKGTKTTSAVSLILRGANDYMLDEMDRALHDALSIVKRTLESNTVVAGGGAVEAALSVYLEYLATTLGSREQLAIAEFAESLLIIPKVLAVNAAKDATELVAKLRAYHHTAQTKADKKHFSSMGLDLSKGTIRNNLEAGVIEPAMSKVKIIQFATEAAITILRIDDMIKLVKDESQNEE